In the genome of Angustibacter luteus, one region contains:
- a CDS encoding tetratricopeptide repeat protein has product MTAKRTRPPSRTVVVATAGYGKTTALESEAPAAGLRRQAVDLVAGPLPDAPWLGIDDLDVLSAGDRLLLLERLAALPDDVGFTLTARCPLDDALLATLPGPVLERGPQDLRLSTYQVAGLLAQEYGVQDPAAAGRVHAATAGWPMLVHFAADLVAREPDADVVTALAAPGTASARWVTAQVLAYLEPAVRDALRVAAALGPFTARLLENLSPLGSAAAAAAVDRLCRSGVLVARQRPGGLGLTVVVPVVAQVLAAATRSAVGADKLVTAARSYQDDDLPFPAARAWQLAGDLEAARRMVEQQGAQMLAAGHAAGVVALLDELGATESTLLQRTRADALRMVGDTAGALRAYAPLVERADRDGWDAALSGQVAAVHYACGEPRAALVALDRISADAASGDRDGILWRACRAQVLATLGRDDEAVTVAAQAVSDAEAGDDKHAAAEAHSAMARVCRGSQKEAHLERALDAATSAGDALAAMRVRVNQSCLALAAARYGQACTAAREAVRLGELGSPPGRYAVALHNLGEALLRVGEYGEATWQLQRSVAMFRGLGPGRCGMGLVGLGEVHRELGHDEQARAAYLEAVDLGRDSGELQVLVPALAGLARLRAADDPDEAYRLADEAVRGASASQRPFAHLGMGWVHLVRGDRADAAIWAGRAVESARDVHALDVLAEALELTAAATDDPALAHRALGEALAIWRDGGATTAEARVELLIGWQPAADGADRSRARDAARRLQRLGILHVHGRPVTDQASAHQVTIQVLGGFTVGVGGAPVPFTAWRSRQARTLVKVLAARRGRPVSRASLCELLWPDDDPAKTAHRLSVLLATVRGVLDPGRDWPAEHYVGADPQGIRLDLAHVALDADALVHDADAAAALMDAGERERAREILTDVDGRYRGGALEDELGEEWADGFREEVRAAWLRSLRRLAWLHAGQGRPADAQVLLVRLLDADPYDTNVHRLLVTTLVRGGRHGEARRAFARWAEAMDAVDAPPPDDAVLGSSGLGSGVLTPR; this is encoded by the coding sequence GTGACAGCGAAACGCACCAGGCCACCCAGCCGCACCGTGGTCGTCGCGACCGCCGGCTACGGCAAGACGACCGCGCTGGAGTCGGAGGCCCCCGCCGCCGGGCTGCGCCGGCAGGCGGTCGACCTGGTTGCCGGACCGCTGCCGGACGCGCCGTGGCTCGGGATCGACGACCTCGATGTGCTGTCCGCCGGCGACCGGCTGCTCCTGCTGGAGCGGCTGGCGGCCCTGCCCGACGACGTCGGGTTCACGTTGACTGCCCGGTGCCCGCTGGACGACGCGCTGCTGGCGACGTTGCCCGGCCCGGTGCTCGAACGCGGGCCGCAGGACCTCCGGCTGAGCACGTACCAGGTCGCCGGCCTGCTCGCTCAGGAGTACGGCGTCCAGGACCCGGCCGCGGCCGGACGCGTGCACGCCGCGACGGCGGGCTGGCCCATGCTGGTGCACTTCGCCGCGGACCTGGTCGCCCGGGAGCCGGACGCGGACGTCGTCACGGCGCTCGCCGCTCCGGGCACGGCCTCGGCTCGCTGGGTCACGGCCCAGGTGCTGGCCTACCTGGAGCCCGCCGTCCGCGACGCCCTGCGGGTCGCCGCCGCCCTCGGCCCGTTCACCGCCCGGCTGCTCGAGAACCTCTCGCCGCTGGGTTCGGCCGCCGCAGCGGCGGCCGTCGACCGGCTCTGCCGCAGCGGCGTTCTCGTCGCTCGGCAGCGGCCCGGCGGCCTGGGCCTGACGGTGGTGGTGCCGGTGGTGGCGCAGGTGCTGGCCGCTGCCACCCGCTCCGCGGTCGGCGCCGACAAGCTGGTGACCGCGGCGCGCAGCTACCAGGACGACGACCTGCCCTTCCCCGCAGCGCGCGCCTGGCAGCTCGCCGGCGATCTCGAGGCCGCTCGCCGGATGGTCGAGCAGCAGGGTGCGCAGATGCTCGCCGCCGGGCACGCGGCCGGGGTGGTCGCGCTCCTGGACGAGCTCGGTGCCACCGAGTCCACCCTGCTGCAGCGCACCCGGGCGGACGCGCTGCGGATGGTCGGCGACACCGCGGGCGCGCTGCGCGCGTACGCGCCGCTGGTGGAGCGCGCCGACCGCGACGGGTGGGACGCCGCACTGTCCGGCCAGGTCGCCGCCGTGCACTACGCCTGCGGGGAGCCCAGAGCGGCGCTGGTCGCGCTCGACCGGATCAGCGCCGACGCGGCGTCCGGTGACCGCGACGGCATCCTGTGGAGGGCCTGCCGGGCCCAGGTGCTCGCCACGCTCGGCCGGGACGACGAGGCCGTCACCGTTGCGGCACAAGCGGTTTCGGATGCCGAGGCGGGTGACGACAAGCACGCCGCCGCCGAGGCGCACTCGGCGATGGCCCGGGTCTGCCGCGGGTCCCAGAAGGAGGCGCATCTCGAACGAGCCCTGGACGCGGCGACCAGCGCCGGCGATGCCCTCGCCGCCATGCGGGTCCGCGTCAACCAGTCGTGCCTCGCCCTCGCCGCGGCCCGCTACGGGCAGGCCTGCACGGCCGCCCGGGAGGCGGTCCGGCTGGGTGAGCTCGGCAGCCCACCAGGGCGGTACGCGGTCGCGCTGCACAACCTCGGCGAGGCCCTGCTGCGGGTCGGCGAGTACGGCGAGGCGACGTGGCAGCTGCAGCGGTCGGTTGCCATGTTCCGCGGCCTCGGGCCGGGGCGCTGCGGCATGGGCCTCGTGGGCCTCGGCGAGGTCCACCGCGAGCTCGGGCACGACGAGCAGGCGCGGGCCGCGTACCTGGAGGCCGTCGACCTGGGCCGGGACAGCGGCGAGCTGCAGGTCCTGGTCCCTGCCCTCGCCGGCCTCGCCCGGCTGCGCGCGGCCGACGACCCCGACGAGGCGTACCGGCTCGCCGACGAGGCGGTCCGCGGCGCCTCGGCGAGCCAACGGCCGTTCGCGCACCTGGGGATGGGCTGGGTGCACCTCGTCCGCGGCGACCGTGCCGACGCCGCGATCTGGGCCGGCCGGGCGGTGGAGTCCGCCCGCGACGTCCACGCCCTCGACGTCCTGGCCGAGGCGCTCGAGCTCACCGCGGCTGCCACCGATGACCCCGCCCTCGCCCACCGTGCCCTGGGTGAGGCCCTGGCGATCTGGCGGGACGGCGGCGCCACCACCGCCGAGGCCCGCGTCGAGCTGCTGATCGGCTGGCAGCCGGCCGCCGACGGGGCGGACCGGTCCCGTGCCCGGGACGCCGCCCGCCGGCTGCAGCGGCTCGGCATCCTGCACGTGCACGGCCGGCCGGTCACCGACCAGGCGAGTGCGCACCAGGTGACGATCCAGGTGCTCGGCGGCTTCACCGTCGGCGTCGGCGGGGCGCCGGTGCCCTTCACCGCCTGGCGCTCGCGACAGGCCCGGACCCTGGTCAAGGTGCTAGCGGCGCGACGCGGGCGTCCGGTCAGCCGGGCGTCGCTGTGCGAGCTGCTCTGGCCCGACGACGACCCCGCGAAGACCGCGCACCGGCTCTCGGTGCTGCTGGCCACCGTGCGCGGGGTGCTCGACCCGGGACGGGACTGGCCGGCCGAGCACTACGTCGGCGCGGACCCGCAGGGGATCCGGCTCGACCTGGCGCACGTCGCGCTGGACGCGGACGCCCTCGTGCACGACGCCGATGCCGCTGCCGCGCTGATGGACGCCGGGGAGCGCGAGCGGGCTCGCGAGATCCTCACGGACGTGGACGGTCGGTACCGCGGCGGCGCCCTCGAGGACGAGCTGGGTGAGGAGTGGGCCGACGGCTTCCGCGAGGAGGTGCGCGCCGCGTGGCTGCGGTCGCTGCGCCGGCTGGCCTGGCTGCACGCCGGGCAGGGACGTCCGGCCGACGCGCAGGTGCTGCTCGTGCGCCTGCTGGACGCCGACCCGTACGACACCAACGTGCACCGGCTGCTGGTCACGACGCTCGTGCGCGGCGGCCGGCACGGGGAGGCGCGGCGGGCGTTCGCGCGCTGGGCCGAGGCGATGGACGCCGTGGACGCCCCGCCGCCGGACGACGCCGTGCTGGGCTCGAGCGGGCTGGGCTCAGGCGTTCTGACGCCACGATGA
- a CDS encoding calcium-binding protein, producing MSHKIIRIATVVTAAAAAGLLGVASPSAASAAPASEVCGKGGVVLYGGAGNDTLTGTNGNDIIYGLGGDDRIDGKGGNDVLVGGPGWDTIRGGDGNDCISGGTGNDTVSGERGDDCVAGDEDNDFVSGGPGKDDLDGGDNADGSSGFDMWYLPDAQDSAARMEY from the coding sequence ATGTCTCACAAGATCATCCGCATCGCCACCGTCGTCACCGCCGCGGCCGCCGCCGGGTTGCTGGGCGTCGCATCGCCCAGCGCCGCGAGCGCCGCCCCGGCGTCCGAGGTCTGCGGCAAGGGGGGAGTCGTCCTGTACGGCGGTGCGGGGAACGACACGCTCACCGGCACCAACGGCAACGACATCATCTACGGCCTCGGTGGTGACGACCGCATCGACGGCAAGGGCGGGAACGACGTCCTGGTCGGCGGGCCCGGGTGGGACACCATCAGGGGTGGGGACGGCAACGACTGCATCAGCGGGGGCACGGGGAACGACACGGTCTCGGGCGAGCGGGGCGACGACTGCGTCGCCGGCGACGAGGACAACGACTTCGTCAGCGGTGGCCCCGGCAAGGACGACCTGGACGGCGGTGACAACGCGGACGGCAGCTCGGGGTTCGACATGTGGTACCTCCCGGACGCACAGGACTCGGCCGCCCGCATGGAGTACTGA
- a CDS encoding metalloregulator ArsR/SmtB family transcription factor, which yields MPKTLPLLVDTSPICCEPLGATPTLTADDAVALAVRLKALADPTRLQLVAFLLGAPNWEACTCDLAPVVGLSEATVSHHLRKLLEAGLCTKRRDGMNVWYRLVPESLYAISQMLDPHCC from the coding sequence ATGCCGAAGACGCTGCCGCTGCTCGTGGACACCTCACCGATCTGCTGCGAGCCACTCGGCGCCACGCCCACCCTGACCGCCGACGACGCGGTCGCCCTCGCCGTCCGGCTGAAGGCGCTCGCGGACCCGACCCGCCTCCAGCTGGTGGCGTTCCTGCTCGGCGCCCCGAACTGGGAGGCCTGCACCTGCGACCTGGCCCCCGTCGTCGGCCTCAGCGAAGCCACCGTCAGCCACCACCTGCGCAAGCTGCTCGAGGCCGGCCTGTGCACGAAGCGGCGGGACGGCATGAACGTCTGGTACCGGCTGGTGCCGGAGTCCCTGTACGCCATCTCCCAGATGCTCGACCCGCACTGCTGCTGA
- a CDS encoding ArsI/CadI family heavy metal resistance metalloenzyme, with amino-acid sequence MSRVQLALNVENIDDAVTFYSTLFDTQPAKRRPGYANFAVENPALKLVLFENPGRSGTLNHLGVERESMAEIVEQAERLEAAGLQLDVEGDVVCCYARQDKHWVTGPDGQRWENYVVLADAGADLEGKTLADVGAAPESSGCCAG; translated from the coding sequence ATGTCCCGCGTCCAGCTCGCCCTCAACGTCGAGAACATCGACGACGCCGTCACCTTCTACTCGACCCTGTTCGACACCCAGCCCGCCAAGCGTCGTCCGGGCTACGCCAACTTCGCCGTCGAGAACCCTGCCCTCAAGCTCGTGCTGTTCGAGAACCCCGGCCGGTCCGGCACTCTCAATCACCTCGGGGTCGAGCGCGAGTCGATGGCCGAGATCGTCGAGCAGGCGGAGCGCCTGGAGGCCGCGGGTCTGCAGCTGGACGTCGAGGGCGACGTCGTCTGCTGCTACGCGCGCCAGGACAAGCACTGGGTCACCGGTCCGGACGGACAGCGGTGGGAGAACTACGTCGTGCTCGCGGACGCCGGAGCCGACCTCGAGGGCAAGACGCTGGCGGACGTCGGCGCCGCGCCCGAGAGCTCGGGCTGCTGTGCCGGCTGA
- a CDS encoding aquaporin, with product MPAELGRRLLAELVGTAALVTVVVGSGIAAQRLSPQDVGLQLLENSLATALGLGVLVLVLGPVSGAHLNPVVSAADAVLGRRGRTGLRARDVVSYTGAQVVGAVLGAAVANVMFDLDAVQVSTTDRTTRGHLIGEAVATAGLVLVVFALARTGRGAWSASAVGAYIGAAYWFTSSTSFANPAVTVGRTFTDTFAGIAPASVPGFVLAQVVGGVLGLALVLVLYPFESARSA from the coding sequence GTGCCGGCTGAGCTGGGACGCCGACTGCTGGCCGAGCTGGTCGGGACGGCGGCGCTGGTCACGGTGGTCGTCGGGTCGGGGATCGCGGCTCAGCGGCTCTCGCCCCAGGACGTCGGTCTGCAGCTGCTGGAGAACTCGCTGGCGACCGCGCTCGGGCTCGGGGTGCTCGTCCTCGTGCTCGGTCCGGTGTCCGGAGCGCACCTCAACCCGGTGGTCTCGGCGGCGGACGCCGTCCTGGGCCGTCGGGGCCGCACGGGGCTACGCGCGCGGGACGTCGTCAGCTACACCGGCGCCCAGGTGGTGGGCGCGGTGCTCGGTGCCGCCGTCGCCAACGTGATGTTCGACCTGGATGCTGTTCAGGTGTCCACCACCGACCGGACGACCAGAGGCCACCTGATCGGCGAGGCCGTGGCGACCGCCGGGCTGGTCCTCGTGGTCTTCGCGCTGGCCCGGACGGGCCGGGGGGCCTGGTCGGCGTCCGCCGTGGGCGCCTACATCGGAGCGGCGTACTGGTTCACCAGCTCGACGTCGTTCGCCAACCCCGCCGTGACCGTCGGCCGGACGTTCACCGACACCTTCGCGGGGATCGCCCCGGCATCCGTGCCCGGCTTCGTGCTCGCCCAGGTCGTCGGTGGCGTGCTGGGCCTGGCACTCGTGCTCGTCCTGTACCCCTTCGAGTCCGCGAGGTCCGCATGA
- a CDS encoding arsenate reductase ArsC, whose translation MTQPRPSVMFVCVHNAGRSQMAAGFLTHLSEGAVEVRSAGSVPADQVNPVAVAAMAEVGIDIAEQRPKVLTADDVQASDVVITMGCGDACPFFPGVRYLDWELDDPAGQDLDAVRAIRDEIRARVETVLGELTP comes from the coding sequence ATGACCCAGCCCAGGCCGTCCGTGATGTTCGTCTGCGTGCACAACGCCGGCCGGTCCCAGATGGCCGCCGGGTTCCTCACCCACCTGTCCGAGGGTGCGGTGGAGGTCCGGTCGGCGGGCTCGGTCCCGGCCGACCAGGTCAACCCCGTCGCGGTGGCCGCGATGGCCGAGGTGGGGATCGACATCGCGGAACAGCGGCCGAAGGTCCTGACCGCGGACGACGTCCAGGCCTCCGACGTCGTCATCACGATGGGCTGCGGTGACGCGTGCCCGTTCTTCCCCGGGGTGCGCTACCTCGACTGGGAGCTCGACGACCCCGCCGGGCAGGACCTGGACGCCGTCCGAGCGATCCGCGACGAGATCCGGGCCCGGGTGGAGACTGTCCTGGGCGAGCTGACGCCCTGA
- a CDS encoding YciI family protein gives MPSFIFIYRAGPDPVPADRVAENRAAWQEWNASLQEDYGIRTAGGRLVTATGQTDADGVIRGASMVDFDSLEQAVSAARGAPNLAFGGSVEVLEELSQR, from the coding sequence ATGCCCTCCTTCATCTTCATCTACCGCGCCGGGCCTGACCCCGTACCCGCTGATCGCGTCGCAGAGAACCGCGCCGCGTGGCAGGAGTGGAACGCCTCACTCCAGGAGGACTACGGGATCCGCACCGCGGGGGGCAGGCTCGTGACGGCGACCGGTCAGACAGACGCGGATGGCGTAATCCGCGGCGCCTCGATGGTCGACTTCGACTCCCTCGAGCAGGCCGTCAGCGCCGCTCGAGGAGCACCGAACCTGGCCTTCGGCGGAAGTGTCGAGGTGCTCGAGGAGCTCTCGCAGCGCTGA
- a CDS encoding MFS transporter, producing the protein MTLDPQNAAAATAAQGTPEQDRQIRKAAIASTVGTTIEWYDYFLYGTAAALVFPKVFFPDSSHYVGLLESFATYFVGFAARPVGAAIFGHWGDRIGRKVTLIVTLLMMGAATTLIGALPGAAAWGSLAPILLIGLRVLQGVAVGGEWSGSVLLSMEWGNQKRRGLMGSWPQLGVAIGLILATAMLTLFNNLTTEAQFLAWGWRIPFLLSLVLVAIGLYIRLSILETPMFAKRVQEKSIAKQPVLEVVKRYPKEIILSALARMSEQMPFYVVTAFVLSYLTDDDHGYTRNFVLIGTMIAAGFELVLVPVFGHLSDNIGRKKVYLTGAAIMGVWGFAYFALLDSGVEWLVFVAVCLGLIPHAIQYGPQASLIAESFPTNLRYGGAGIGYQLSSVIAGGPAALIAVWLIHTFGTGYAVAGYIAISAVITIVAVVLLPDRSRMDIEDDATYERVIDLRDTASADKVSR; encoded by the coding sequence ATGACCCTGGACCCCCAGAACGCTGCCGCGGCCACCGCGGCCCAAGGCACCCCAGAGCAGGACAGACAGATCCGCAAGGCGGCCATCGCCAGCACGGTCGGCACCACCATCGAGTGGTACGACTACTTCCTCTACGGAACCGCGGCGGCGCTGGTCTTCCCCAAGGTGTTCTTCCCGGACTCCTCGCACTACGTCGGGCTCCTCGAGTCGTTCGCCACCTACTTCGTGGGCTTCGCGGCCCGGCCCGTCGGCGCCGCGATCTTCGGGCACTGGGGTGACCGGATCGGCCGCAAGGTCACGCTGATCGTCACGCTGCTGATGATGGGCGCCGCCACCACCCTGATCGGGGCGCTGCCCGGCGCCGCGGCCTGGGGTTCGCTCGCACCGATCCTGCTGATCGGGCTGCGCGTCCTGCAGGGCGTCGCCGTCGGCGGTGAGTGGAGCGGCTCCGTGCTGCTCTCGATGGAGTGGGGCAACCAGAAGCGCCGCGGCCTGATGGGCTCGTGGCCGCAGCTCGGCGTCGCCATCGGCCTGATCCTGGCCACCGCGATGCTCACGCTGTTCAACAACCTCACCACGGAGGCGCAGTTCCTGGCCTGGGGTTGGCGCATCCCGTTCCTGCTGAGCCTGGTGCTGGTCGCGATCGGCCTGTACATCCGGCTGTCCATCCTCGAGACGCCGATGTTCGCCAAGCGGGTGCAGGAGAAGTCGATCGCCAAGCAGCCGGTGCTCGAGGTGGTCAAGCGGTACCCGAAGGAGATCATCCTGTCGGCGCTCGCCCGGATGTCCGAGCAGATGCCGTTCTACGTGGTGACGGCGTTCGTGCTGTCCTACCTGACCGACGACGACCACGGGTACACCCGCAACTTCGTGCTCATCGGCACCATGATCGCGGCGGGCTTCGAGCTCGTGCTGGTCCCCGTCTTCGGGCACCTGTCGGACAACATCGGCCGCAAGAAGGTCTACCTCACGGGCGCCGCCATCATGGGCGTGTGGGGTTTCGCGTACTTCGCGCTGCTCGACTCCGGCGTCGAGTGGCTGGTGTTCGTCGCCGTCTGCCTCGGCCTCATCCCGCACGCGATCCAGTACGGACCGCAGGCCTCGCTGATCGCCGAGAGCTTCCCGACCAACCTGCGCTACGGCGGCGCGGGCATCGGCTACCAGCTGTCCTCGGTGATCGCCGGTGGCCCGGCCGCCCTGATCGCGGTCTGGCTGATCCACACGTTCGGCACCGGCTACGCGGTCGCCGGGTACATCGCGATCTCCGCTGTGATCACCATCGTGGCCGTCGTGCTGCTGCCCGACCGATCGCGGATGGACATCGAGGACGACGCGACGTACGAACGGGTCATCGACCTGCGCGACACCGCGTCGGCCGACAAGGTCTCTCGCTGA
- the dcd gene encoding dCTP deaminase gives MLLSDRDIRTEIETGRVVLDPYDETMLQPSSVDVRLDRYFRLFDNHKYPVIDPSADQPDLTRLVEVSADDPFVLHPGEFVLGSVYEAVTLPDDVAARVEGKSSLGRLGLLTHATAGFIDPGFSGHVTLELSNVATLPILLWPGMKVGQLCFFRLTSAAEHPYGSERYGSRYQGQRGPTASRSFQSFHRTQV, from the coding sequence GTGCTCCTCAGTGACCGAGACATCCGGACCGAGATCGAGACCGGGCGGGTCGTGCTCGACCCCTACGACGAGACGATGCTGCAGCCGTCGAGCGTCGACGTCCGGCTGGACCGGTACTTCCGGTTGTTCGACAACCACAAGTACCCGGTCATCGACCCGTCGGCCGACCAGCCCGACCTCACCCGGTTGGTGGAGGTCTCGGCGGACGACCCGTTCGTCCTGCACCCGGGCGAGTTCGTGCTCGGCTCGGTGTACGAGGCCGTGACGCTGCCGGACGACGTCGCCGCCCGGGTCGAGGGCAAGTCGAGCCTGGGCCGGCTGGGCCTGCTGACCCACGCGACGGCCGGCTTCATCGACCCCGGCTTCAGCGGGCACGTCACTCTCGAGCTGAGCAACGTCGCGACCCTGCCGATCCTGCTCTGGCCGGGCATGAAGGTCGGCCAGCTGTGCTTCTTCCGGCTGACCAGCGCGGCCGAGCACCCCTACGGCAGCGAGCGCTACGGCTCCCGCTACCAGGGGCAGCGCGGACCGACGGCCAGCCGGTCGTTCCAGAGCTTCCACCGCACCCAGGTCTGA
- a CDS encoding diiron oxygenase yields MPVTARTDREVVPTRLLASSAKASFDPNVALDWQAPLAPDLHGMSPEWSSLYGTPLWDELSPQQQVRLTQHEFASISGVGIWFEMILMQLVLRDVYDDDPSLPHVQFALTEIGDECRHSVMFARMASAYGCPAYGPSKAGRRLGRLFKTIGYGPAAYAAILVAEEVLDILQRDLIRDERVQPLSREVSRIHVLEEARHMRFAREELARRAPHLSPAQRRRHRAVIAIVADVIVSNLVHPGVYAAVDLDPLRAKEAAAGNEHYAEQLRSSASQLTGFLDDLGLMGGPTMRLWRRTRLIA; encoded by the coding sequence GTGCCGGTCACTGCCCGCACCGACCGAGAGGTCGTCCCCACCCGCCTGCTGGCGTCCTCCGCCAAGGCGTCCTTCGACCCGAACGTGGCCCTCGACTGGCAGGCGCCGCTCGCGCCCGACCTGCACGGGATGAGCCCCGAGTGGTCCTCGCTCTACGGGACCCCGCTGTGGGACGAGCTGAGCCCGCAGCAGCAGGTCCGCCTCACCCAGCACGAGTTCGCGTCCATCAGCGGCGTCGGGATCTGGTTCGAGATGATCCTGATGCAGCTGGTGCTGCGGGACGTCTACGACGACGACCCATCGCTGCCGCACGTGCAGTTCGCGCTCACCGAGATCGGCGACGAGTGCCGGCACTCCGTGATGTTCGCGCGGATGGCTTCGGCCTACGGGTGCCCGGCGTACGGACCGTCGAAGGCCGGACGACGTCTCGGTCGGCTGTTCAAGACGATCGGTTACGGCCCGGCCGCCTACGCCGCGATCCTGGTGGCCGAGGAGGTGCTGGACATCCTGCAACGCGACCTCATCCGGGACGAGCGGGTGCAGCCGCTGTCCCGCGAGGTCAGCCGGATCCACGTCCTCGAGGAGGCGCGGCACATGCGCTTCGCCCGCGAGGAGCTCGCCCGCCGGGCGCCGCACCTGTCGCCGGCGCAGCGCCGCCGGCACCGGGCCGTCATCGCGATCGTCGCCGACGTCATCGTGAGCAACCTCGTGCATCCCGGCGTGTACGCGGCCGTCGACCTGGACCCGTTGCGCGCCAAGGAAGCTGCGGCGGGCAACGAGCACTACGCCGAGCAGCTGCGCAGCAGCGCCAGCCAGCTCACCGGCTTCCTCGACGACCTCGGCCTGATGGGCGGGCCGACGATGCGGCTGTGGCGCCGGACCCGCCTGATCGCCTGA
- a CDS encoding TetR/AcrR family transcriptional regulator, whose translation MQEGARTSSPDGRRQRWVEHRRERRQEFVQGALAAVRQHGADTGLDEVAASVGVSKSVVYRHFADREDLFGAVLDAIADDVLMPRILGALGEAAQATSEQLSLDADTVRRVVRAFIAVVDEEPQLYRFALARASSGLDGDFVASTERQIAQALSALLGDRLRELGRDSGGAEVWAFGVVGMVQLATQRWFDQRSMTADALADYLTVLATGGLSGVLSPP comes from the coding sequence ATGCAAGAGGGAGCGCGGACGTCGAGTCCGGACGGCCGCCGTCAGCGCTGGGTCGAGCACCGCCGGGAACGTCGGCAGGAGTTCGTCCAGGGGGCGCTCGCCGCGGTCCGACAGCACGGCGCCGACACCGGGCTCGACGAGGTCGCGGCGTCGGTCGGCGTCTCCAAGTCCGTGGTGTACCGGCACTTCGCGGACCGCGAGGACCTCTTCGGCGCCGTCCTGGACGCCATTGCCGACGACGTCCTGATGCCCCGCATCCTCGGCGCCCTCGGCGAGGCCGCGCAGGCGACGTCCGAGCAGCTGAGCCTGGACGCCGACACCGTGCGGCGCGTCGTCCGGGCCTTCATCGCCGTGGTCGACGAGGAGCCGCAGCTGTACCGGTTCGCCCTGGCGCGCGCGTCGTCCGGCCTCGACGGCGACTTCGTCGCCTCGACCGAGCGGCAGATCGCCCAGGCGCTGTCCGCGCTGCTCGGCGACCGGCTGCGCGAGCTCGGCCGCGACTCCGGCGGCGCCGAGGTGTGGGCGTTCGGCGTGGTCGGCATGGTGCAGCTGGCCACCCAGCGCTGGTTCGACCAGCGCAGCATGACCGCCGACGCGCTCGCGGACTACCTGACGGTCCTGGCGACCGGGGGCCTGTCCGGCGTCCTCAGCCCACCCTGA